The Terriglobus sp. TAA 43 sequence GTTTGCCAGCGAGATTGCCGCGGCTGGTGCGATTGCTCGTGAGCGGCTGAATGAAACTGTTCTAAGCGACATTCTTGCGCTGGTGCCAGATGATTTTCTTGGCAGCGATGTAGAAGGTATTCGCGAAGCGTATCTTCGCTTCTTTGTGGAACGACTGGAACACGCAGACATCTTCGAACAGGAGGCCATCCGTGCACGCGAACGTCAGCTTTGATTACGCCGTGCTGCGCGTGGTGCCACGCGTGGAGCGCGAAGAGTTTGTGAATGCGGGCGTGATCCTGTACAGCCAGGAGTTGCGCTATCTTGCGTGCTGCATCGGACTGGATTCCGAGCGCCTGCGCGCTTTGGCTCCTGACGTGGATACAGAAGCGATCGAGCAACACCTGAAGGCGTTCTCACAGGTCTGTTCAGGGAATCCGGATGGTGGACCGATGGCGAAGCTGTCGCAGCGCGAGCGCTTTCACTGGTTGACTGCACCTCGAAGCACCATGCTGCAGACGTCCAGTATTCGTACCGGCATTTGTTCTCGTGACGGTCTGTCACATGAGGATTTGGATCAACGTCTATTCGAAATCGCATCGACCGTATTGGTCAGAGACGTTTGCTCGCAGCGCTCGATCGTTCGTGCGTCAACAGAAAAGCCCACGTCCTAAAAACAAGACGTGGGCTTGATGAAGCGATGTTGGCTTAACTCCAGGTACGGTTTGCGACGACGCGCTCGTAGATTTTTGTGTAC is a genomic window containing:
- a CDS encoding DUF3037 domain-containing protein, yielding MHANVSFDYAVLRVVPRVEREEFVNAGVILYSQELRYLACCIGLDSERLRALAPDVDTEAIEQHLKAFSQVCSGNPDGGPMAKLSQRERFHWLTAPRSTMLQTSSIRTGICSRDGLSHEDLDQRLFEIASTVLVRDVCSQRSIVRASTEKPTS